A genomic region of Enterococcus sp. 12C11_DIV0727 contains the following coding sequences:
- the pfkA gene encoding 6-phosphofructokinase: protein MKRIGILTSGGDAPGMNAAIRAVVRKGIFDGIEVYGINYGFAGLVAGDIRRLDIADVGDKIQRGGTFLYSARYPEFATEEGQLKGIEQLKKFGIEGLVVIGGDGSYHGAMALTKRGFPAVGIPGTIDNDIPGTDFTIGFDTAINTVLESIDRIRDTATSHVRTFVIEVMGRGAGDIALWSGVAGGADEIIIPEHDFDMVNVAKRIREGRDRGKKHCLIILAEGVMGGNEFADKLSEHGDFHTRVSILGHVVRGGSPSARDRVLASKFGSYAVELLKAGIGGQCIGMLDNQVVSADIVDTLENHKHKPDLSLYDLNQEISF from the coding sequence ATGAAACGTATCGGTATTTTAACCAGTGGGGGAGATGCCCCAGGAATGAACGCTGCAATTCGTGCAGTGGTGCGTAAAGGGATTTTTGACGGAATCGAAGTTTATGGAATCAACTACGGTTTTGCAGGTTTGGTAGCAGGTGATATCCGCCGCTTAGACATTGCAGATGTTGGCGATAAGATTCAACGTGGAGGAACATTTTTATATTCTGCACGTTACCCAGAATTTGCAACAGAAGAAGGACAATTGAAAGGCATCGAACAATTGAAAAAATTTGGTATCGAAGGTTTAGTTGTTATCGGTGGTGATGGTTCTTATCATGGTGCAATGGCACTAACAAAACGTGGTTTCCCAGCTGTAGGAATTCCAGGAACAATTGACAATGATATTCCAGGGACTGATTTCACAATTGGCTTTGATACAGCGATTAATACAGTATTAGAATCGATTGACCGTATTCGTGATACTGCAACTTCGCATGTTCGGACATTTGTCATTGAAGTAATGGGACGTGGTGCAGGCGATATCGCTCTTTGGTCAGGTGTAGCAGGTGGTGCTGATGAAATCATTATTCCTGAACATGATTTCGACATGGTCAATGTTGCAAAACGTATCAGAGAAGGCCGCGATCGTGGCAAAAAACATTGCTTGATCATCTTGGCAGAAGGCGTTATGGGCGGAAATGAATTTGCTGATAAACTTTCTGAACATGGTGATTTCCATACACGTGTTTCTATTTTAGGACACGTTGTCCGCGGTGGCTCACCAAGTGCTCGTGATCGTGTATTAGCAAGTAAATTTGGTTCATATGCCGTTGAATTATTGAAAGCCGGTATTGGCGGACAATGTATCGGTATGTTGGATAACCAAGTTGTTTCAGCCGATATCGTTGACACATTGGAAAACCACAAACACAAACCAGACTTATCACTTTATGATTTAAATCAAGAGATTTCTTTCTAA
- a CDS encoding GNAT family N-acetyltransferase: MIIRLEQEKDFPVIYDFTKEAFKTAKVKDGEEQEFVKRMRKSENYLPELAFVAEENMQIVGHIMLTKTRITNETRTMDGLILAPLTVRLDQRGKGVGAKLMTKAEQEAEKHGYSVIILIGDPAYYNRYGFEQASHLGITTDLEIPATYILAKRIGKNDIKDISGTVSIPV; this comes from the coding sequence ATGATCATTCGTTTAGAACAAGAAAAAGATTTCCCGGTAATTTATGACTTCACAAAAGAAGCCTTTAAAACAGCTAAAGTCAAAGATGGGGAGGAACAAGAATTTGTTAAGCGCATGAGGAAAAGTGAAAACTATTTGCCTGAACTAGCCTTTGTAGCAGAAGAAAATATGCAAATCGTTGGACATATCATGTTAACAAAAACAAGAATAACCAATGAGACAAGAACTATGGACGGGTTGATCTTAGCACCTTTGACTGTTCGATTAGATCAGCGAGGTAAAGGTGTAGGAGCAAAATTGATGACTAAAGCTGAACAAGAGGCCGAAAAACATGGATATAGCGTGATTATTTTGATTGGCGATCCAGCTTATTACAACCGCTATGGATTCGAACAAGCTAGCCATTTAGGGATCACAACAGATCTGGAAATTCCTGCAACATACATATTAGCGAAGCGAATCGGGAAAAATGATATAAAAGATATTTCAGGAACTGTCTCTATCCCAGTTTAA
- a CDS encoding YlaN family protein yields the protein MESISKDFAVQLLNDDAQRIMMLIRNQKNSLCISQCKAFEEVVDTQMYGFSRQVTYAIRLGILSAKEGHQLLSDLEKELNQLYSDVYEETQEKKEIGKEG from the coding sequence ATGGAATCCATTTCAAAAGATTTTGCCGTTCAGCTGTTAAACGATGATGCACAACGAATCATGATGTTGATCCGTAATCAAAAAAATAGCCTATGTATTTCCCAGTGTAAAGCCTTTGAGGAAGTCGTAGATACACAAATGTATGGTTTTTCTCGACAAGTGACGTATGCCATTCGACTAGGCATTTTAAGCGCAAAAGAAGGACATCAATTGCTAAGTGATTTAGAAAAAGAACTTAACCAATTATATAGTGACGTTTATGAAGAAACGCAAGAAAAAAAAGAGATTGGCAAGGAGGGTTAA
- a CDS encoding NCS2 family permease — MEKFFKLKENKTTISTEMVAGVTTFFAMSYILFVNPSILSQTGMPFQAVFLATIIASIIGTLIMGLFANVPYAQAPGMGLNAFFTFTVVFGLGYTWQQALAMVFICGLINVLITVTKIRKLIINAIPESMQHAIGGGIGIFVAYVGIKNAKLLDFTVQSEPVNGMVNGDSVVPALGNFNNPEIILAVIGLVLMTILVVLNVRGAILIGIVATTIIAIPMGVVDLSAIDWQANSLGSSIGELGTTFGAAFGADGMQSLFSDASKIPQVLMTVIAFSLSDTFDTIGTFIGTGRRTGIFSKEDELALEDSKGFSTKMDKALFADAIATSIGAVFGTSNTTTYVESAAGIGAGGRTGLTSVVVAGLFALSSLFSPLIAIVPAQATAPALILVGVMMLASFKDIEWTNLEEAVPAFFASIFMGLCYSISYGIAAGFIFYAVVKVAKGKFNEVSPILWVVNALFILNFVILAIL, encoded by the coding sequence ATGGAAAAGTTTTTCAAATTAAAGGAAAACAAAACGACAATCTCAACTGAAATGGTGGCAGGTGTAACAACATTTTTTGCAATGAGTTATATCTTATTCGTTAATCCTTCGATTCTATCTCAAACAGGAATGCCGTTTCAAGCAGTATTTTTAGCAACGATCATTGCATCGATTATTGGAACTTTGATCATGGGACTTTTTGCAAATGTTCCTTATGCACAAGCTCCTGGAATGGGTTTAAATGCATTTTTTACGTTTACGGTAGTTTTTGGATTAGGCTATACATGGCAGCAAGCTTTAGCGATGGTCTTTATCTGCGGATTGATCAATGTGTTGATCACTGTTACAAAAATTCGTAAATTGATCATTAACGCTATCCCAGAAAGTATGCAACATGCAATTGGTGGAGGGATTGGAATTTTTGTTGCCTATGTTGGGATCAAAAATGCAAAGCTGTTAGATTTCACAGTACAATCTGAGCCAGTCAATGGAATGGTTAATGGTGATAGTGTGGTTCCAGCTTTAGGGAACTTTAATAATCCAGAAATTATATTAGCTGTGATTGGTTTAGTCTTAATGACGATCTTGGTCGTTTTAAATGTTCGCGGTGCTATTTTGATTGGGATTGTGGCGACAACGATCATTGCAATACCAATGGGCGTGGTCGATTTATCAGCAATTGATTGGCAAGCAAATTCGTTGGGAAGTTCTATTGGTGAACTAGGAACTACTTTTGGTGCAGCCTTTGGAGCGGATGGAATGCAGTCATTGTTTAGCGATGCATCTAAAATTCCCCAAGTTTTGATGACGGTCATTGCGTTTAGCTTATCAGATACATTTGATACGATCGGTACCTTTATTGGAACAGGACGTCGGACCGGTATTTTCTCTAAAGAGGATGAATTAGCTTTAGAAGATAGTAAAGGTTTTTCAACAAAAATGGATAAAGCGTTATTTGCAGATGCAATCGCAACGTCGATTGGCGCAGTTTTTGGAACCTCTAATACAACAACTTACGTAGAAAGTGCTGCAGGGATCGGAGCTGGCGGACGAACTGGTTTGACTTCAGTTGTTGTAGCAGGATTATTTGCATTAAGTAGTTTATTTTCACCGCTGATTGCAATTGTTCCAGCACAAGCAACAGCACCTGCTTTGATTTTAGTCGGTGTGATGATGTTGGCATCATTTAAGGATATTGAATGGACCAATTTAGAAGAAGCTGTGCCAGCATTTTTTGCCTCTATTTTTATGGGCTTATGTTACAGTATTTCTTATGGGATTGCAGCTGGCTTCATTTTTTATGCAGTAGTAAAAGTAGCAAAAGGAAAATTTAATGAAGTTTCGCCCATTCTTTGGGTCGTTAATGCTCTGTTTATCTTAAACTTTGTTATTTTGGCGATTTTATAA
- the dnaE gene encoding DNA polymerase III subunit alpha, whose protein sequence is MPFPQLYTITSYSLLSSTIRIQELVQQAKNLGYTTLGITDINVLHGAIEFFEACKKEAIKPIIGLTLEYTPQKSEQPAQLLLYAKDLQGYQNLMRISTAKMNSKRVFYLEGVKEYLNHLYAVMPSDKGEVAFALKRSEAEAAESLEQLTDFFDPSSFFAGASFTCNPETDPALFQFYETREQPLVALQETRYLNREDGFALKVLAHIDEGQQMTLNAEETEIEGPYYLRSQTDAVKQLLVKVNDQAVHNAELLADDCTLEIPLHQRLLPHYPIPDGKEAGAFLKELCVQKLPERIPTVTIEYEKRLAKELDIIHTMGFDDYFLIVWDVMAFAHERKIVTGAGRGSAAGSLVSYVLSITDVDPIKYDLLFERFLNPERHSMPDIDLDIPDNRREEVLQYVREKYGHYHMAQIATFGTMAAKMVLRDVARVFGLSQSESNRWSSAVPSVLKMTLKTAYADSKKLVELVNSSEINRLLYDTAVRLEGLPRHVSTHAAGVVISDLDLIDIVPLQPGSNDIFLTQFTMNDVEKIGLLKMDFLGLRNLSIIDDTIKSIKRVYKKEVILNQIPLDDELTLALFRRGETSGVFQFESAGIRNVLRKLGPTSIEDIAAVNALYRPGPMQNIDLFVRRKKGQEPIEYPDAVLEPILKNTYGVIVYQEQIIQVASTMAGFSLGQADILRRAVSKKKKDVLDEERKHFVEGAMKQGHSEAVATTIYDYIERFANYGFNRSHAFAYSFIGFQMAYLKVHFPGAFYAAILHSVRHNPTKIKEYIGEARKNKMTIMQPAINSSQYSFYLNNDDQIMFGFSSLKGIRRDFIQNILDERKERGPFKTFDQFLLRIDRKWLKAENIQPLIAIGAFDELQPNRRQLSVSLDSEIQNIIYSGGSMNLLEDTLKLKEVEIADYTLEEKLEQEEQYLGVYLSGHPTEEFKKTRLMKQVMLVSDVVEKQTARLLIYVKDIRVIRTKKGEQMAFVEGDDLTGSLSLTLFPTVFRTLRQNVEKNQVYFVEGKIEKSNYNQELQLLVNQIEKASDIENSISATTCYLKIIAEKDQKNVLQSIREVIQKHKGNTPVIIYFEKNGKKLVLGEENWLADTVAAKEELETILGAQNVVFK, encoded by the coding sequence ATGCCTTTTCCACAACTATATACAATTACTTCTTACTCATTACTTTCCAGTACTATTCGTATTCAAGAATTAGTGCAACAAGCCAAAAATTTAGGCTATACAACTTTAGGAATTACGGATATTAATGTACTTCATGGCGCCATTGAATTTTTTGAGGCCTGCAAAAAAGAAGCAATCAAACCAATCATCGGGTTAACATTAGAATATACACCACAAAAATCGGAGCAGCCAGCTCAATTGTTATTATATGCAAAAGATCTTCAAGGGTATCAAAATTTGATGCGGATTTCTACTGCCAAAATGAACAGTAAGAGAGTTTTCTATTTAGAAGGAGTCAAGGAGTATTTGAATCATCTATACGCCGTGATGCCGTCTGATAAAGGAGAGGTTGCTTTTGCCTTAAAGCGAAGTGAAGCAGAAGCGGCTGAAAGCTTAGAACAGCTAACAGACTTTTTTGATCCATCATCTTTTTTTGCAGGAGCTTCATTTACGTGTAACCCGGAAACCGATCCAGCTTTGTTCCAATTTTATGAAACAAGAGAACAACCACTTGTAGCATTACAAGAAACCCGCTATTTAAATCGCGAGGATGGTTTTGCCTTAAAGGTGTTGGCTCATATCGATGAAGGGCAACAAATGACCTTGAATGCAGAGGAAACTGAAATTGAAGGGCCATATTATCTAAGAAGTCAGACAGATGCCGTAAAACAATTACTTGTAAAAGTCAATGACCAAGCAGTGCATAACGCAGAACTGTTGGCTGATGATTGTACCTTAGAAATCCCGTTACATCAACGATTACTGCCGCATTATCCGATTCCAGATGGTAAAGAGGCAGGGGCATTTTTAAAAGAACTGTGTGTACAAAAATTACCTGAACGCATCCCAACTGTTACGATTGAGTATGAAAAACGCTTGGCAAAAGAGTTAGATATCATCCATACAATGGGGTTTGATGATTATTTTTTGATTGTTTGGGATGTTATGGCTTTTGCCCATGAAAGAAAGATCGTAACGGGAGCCGGACGTGGTTCAGCAGCAGGATCCTTGGTTTCTTACGTTTTATCGATTACGGATGTAGATCCAATCAAATATGATTTACTATTTGAACGTTTTTTAAATCCTGAAAGACACTCGATGCCCGATATAGATTTAGATATTCCCGATAATCGACGTGAAGAAGTCTTGCAATATGTTCGAGAAAAATATGGACACTATCATATGGCGCAGATCGCTACTTTCGGGACGATGGCAGCAAAAATGGTTTTAAGAGATGTAGCTAGAGTCTTTGGCTTATCACAAAGTGAATCTAATCGTTGGTCTAGTGCTGTTCCGAGTGTTCTGAAAATGACCTTGAAAACAGCTTATGCAGATTCAAAAAAATTAGTAGAGCTGGTGAATTCTTCTGAAATAAATCGCCTTTTATATGATACTGCTGTTCGGTTAGAAGGATTACCACGGCACGTGTCGACTCATGCGGCGGGGGTAGTGATCAGTGATCTTGATCTCATAGATATTGTACCGTTACAACCAGGTTCAAATGATATCTTCTTGACGCAATTTACGATGAATGATGTGGAGAAAATTGGCTTACTCAAAATGGATTTCCTAGGCTTGCGAAATCTATCGATCATCGATGATACGATCAAGTCAATCAAAAGAGTCTACAAAAAAGAAGTGATTTTAAACCAAATTCCATTAGATGATGAATTGACCTTAGCCTTGTTTAGACGTGGGGAGACCAGTGGCGTTTTCCAATTTGAATCAGCTGGGATAAGAAATGTTTTAAGAAAATTAGGTCCGACAAGTATTGAAGATATTGCAGCGGTCAATGCTTTATATCGTCCAGGTCCCATGCAAAATATCGATTTGTTTGTCCGGAGAAAAAAAGGACAGGAACCAATCGAGTATCCTGATGCTGTTTTAGAACCGATTTTGAAGAATACGTATGGTGTGATTGTTTATCAAGAGCAAATCATTCAAGTTGCTTCTACTATGGCTGGTTTTAGTCTGGGTCAGGCTGATATTTTAAGGCGTGCGGTCAGTAAAAAGAAAAAAGATGTACTAGATGAGGAACGAAAGCACTTTGTTGAAGGTGCTATGAAACAAGGACATAGCGAAGCCGTAGCAACAACGATTTATGATTATATCGAGCGTTTTGCCAATTATGGATTTAACCGATCTCATGCTTTTGCGTATTCCTTTATCGGGTTTCAAATGGCCTATTTAAAAGTTCATTTTCCAGGTGCTTTTTATGCAGCGATCCTCCATTCGGTAAGACATAACCCAACAAAAATCAAAGAGTACATTGGTGAAGCTCGTAAAAATAAAATGACGATTATGCAACCTGCAATCAATTCTAGCCAATATAGTTTCTATCTAAATAATGATGATCAAATCATGTTTGGTTTTAGCTCGCTAAAAGGAATTCGTAGAGATTTCATCCAAAACATCCTTGACGAACGAAAAGAGCGAGGACCATTCAAAACCTTTGATCAATTTTTGTTACGTATCGATCGCAAATGGTTGAAAGCTGAAAATATCCAACCACTAATCGCAATTGGTGCTTTTGACGAACTTCAGCCTAATCGTCGTCAGTTGTCTGTTAGTTTAGATAGTGAAATTCAAAATATCATTTATAGCGGTGGCAGCATGAATCTATTGGAAGACACCTTGAAACTAAAAGAAGTAGAAATTGCAGACTATACTTTAGAAGAAAAACTAGAACAAGAAGAACAATATTTAGGGGTTTATTTATCTGGACACCCAACTGAAGAATTCAAAAAAACACGATTAATGAAGCAGGTCATGCTTGTTAGTGACGTTGTTGAAAAACAAACAGCTCGCTTGTTAATTTATGTGAAAGATATTCGAGTGATCCGAACGAAAAAAGGAGAACAAATGGCTTTTGTTGAAGGAGATGATTTAACTGGATCACTCTCTTTGACTCTTTTTCCAACCGTTTTTAGAACGTTGCGTCAAAATGTTGAAAAAAATCAAGTTTATTTCGTAGAAGGCAAAATAGAAAAAAGTAACTATAACCAAGAATTACAATTATTGGTCAATCAGATTGAAAAGGCAAGTGATATTGAAAACAGTATTAGTGCAACAACTTGTTACCTGAAAATAATTGCTGAAAAAGATCAAAAAAACGTGTTACAAAGTATTCGGGAAGTCATTCAAAAACATAAAGGCAATACACCAGTGATTATTTATTTTGAAAAAAACGGGAAGAAATTAGTCTTAGGAGAAGAGAATTGGCTAGCTGATACAGTGGCGGCAAAAGAAGAACTAGAAACGATCTTAGGCGCTCAAAATGTTGTTTTCAAATGA
- a CDS encoding multidrug efflux MFS transporter, which yields MRIEWKKNLMVAWLGCFFTGASISLVMPFIPVYVEQLGTPKSQVELFSGLAIAVTAFAAAIVAPIWGNLADRKGRKVMMIRAAAGMTITMGSLAFVSNVYWLLIMRFFNGILSGYIPNATAMIASQAPKEKSGWALGTLSTGAIAGNLIGPSIGGALAQWFGMENVFIITGIVLLITTLLTIFMVKEDFQPVEKKDLLSTKDIFSKMDHVSILIGLFITTLILQIGVTSISPILTLYIRSLSHDTGNILFISGLIVSVAGVSAVISSPVLGKLGDKIGNHKVLLAGLMLSMICYIPMAFVKTPFQLGLLRFFLGFSTGALMPSINTLISKITPSEGVSRIYSYNQMFSNFGQVLGPMIGSTVAHGFGYSAVFIVTACFVLGNICLSLFNFRKILNKRL from the coding sequence ATGAGAATTGAGTGGAAAAAGAATTTAATGGTTGCTTGGTTAGGTTGTTTTTTTACAGGTGCGAGCATTAGTTTGGTGATGCCTTTTATCCCTGTTTATGTTGAACAGTTAGGGACACCGAAGAGTCAAGTTGAGCTTTTTTCAGGACTTGCGATAGCCGTTACAGCATTTGCCGCTGCAATTGTAGCGCCAATCTGGGGGAATCTGGCAGATAGAAAAGGGCGCAAAGTGATGATGATTCGAGCGGCAGCTGGGATGACGATTACGATGGGGTCTTTGGCTTTTGTGTCAAACGTTTATTGGTTGCTCATTATGCGTTTTTTCAACGGGATTCTATCTGGCTATATTCCCAATGCGACAGCTATGATTGCCTCTCAAGCACCTAAAGAAAAAAGCGGTTGGGCTTTAGGAACGTTGTCAACAGGTGCCATTGCAGGGAATTTGATTGGACCTTCGATCGGTGGTGCTTTAGCACAATGGTTTGGAATGGAAAATGTATTCATCATTACTGGGATCGTACTATTAATTACAACATTACTGACAATTTTTATGGTAAAAGAGGATTTTCAACCAGTAGAGAAGAAAGATCTGTTGAGTACAAAAGATATTTTTTCAAAGATGGATCATGTGTCCATTTTGATTGGGTTATTCATCACAACGTTAATTTTGCAAATTGGTGTGACAAGTATCAGCCCGATTTTAACCTTATATATCCGTTCATTGAGCCATGATACAGGTAATATTTTGTTTATCAGTGGTCTGATTGTTTCGGTAGCTGGTGTATCGGCAGTCATCTCTTCACCCGTTCTAGGGAAGCTTGGGGATAAAATCGGGAATCATAAAGTTTTGTTGGCGGGATTGATGCTATCGATGATTTGTTATATTCCGATGGCTTTTGTTAAGACACCGTTTCAACTAGGTTTACTACGATTTTTTCTAGGCTTTTCAACAGGCGCTTTGATGCCGTCGATCAATACGTTGATTAGTAAAATCACACCATCAGAGGGTGTCAGCAGAATTTACAGTTACAATCAAATGTTTAGTAATTTTGGGCAGGTTTTAGGTCCAATGATCGGATCGACCGTTGCTCACGGTTTTGGTTATAGTGCCGTATTTATTGTCACAGCTTGTTTTGTCTTAGGTAATATTTGCCTTTCTTTATTCAATTTTCGCAAAATTTTAAATAAAAGACTCTAA
- a CDS encoding YjzD family protein — protein MRYILVLLWSFLLGQVVGYIGGALNGGSYDFMLTTIMSLITGVIILLIGQFALPKKETTKSAQ, from the coding sequence ATGCGTTACATTCTTGTATTGTTGTGGTCCTTTTTACTAGGACAAGTGGTCGGTTATATCGGCGGTGCCTTAAACGGCGGATCTTACGATTTTATGCTGACAACGATTATGTCATTGATTACCGGTGTGATTATCTTATTGATTGGTCAATTCGCTTTACCAAAAAAAGAAACCACTAAAAGTGCTCAATAA
- a CDS encoding FtsW/RodA/SpoVE family cell cycle protein, with amino-acid sequence MPNKIKKRHLLDYSILIPYLVLSAVGLIMVYSSTSSLLVSKGESPTAMVVSQLQFWVLSLVGMFFIYKMKTTVFQNKGFIMFAIAVISFLLLAVKFTPLGRNINGASGWLLIGSFSMQPAEYLKIMVIWYLAYILGRRQKYIDKEFKKAVFRPMLLVGFLISLVAIQPDLGNAAILTLLVIIMLLASGVNYMYTYIVGGAGILGSIAVIQALILSKGSFIPARYQYVYQRFAIFLNPFKDERNYGHQLANSYYAINNGGWFGKGLGNSIQKKGFLPEAHSDFIFAITIEELGLFVSLIILAILMFMIARIILVGVRSKKPFNSLMCIGIGSMLLLQVFINLGGITGVIPLTGITFPFLSHGGNSVLIISIAVAFVLNISADEKKQKMDQEYQLLGKI; translated from the coding sequence TTGCCAAACAAGATAAAAAAGAGACACCTGTTAGATTATAGTATCTTGATCCCATACTTAGTCCTTAGTGCTGTGGGCTTGATCATGGTTTACAGTTCAACATCATCTTTGCTCGTATCAAAAGGCGAATCCCCAACAGCGATGGTCGTGTCTCAATTGCAGTTTTGGGTTTTAAGTTTAGTAGGAATGTTCTTTATTTATAAGATGAAAACAACAGTCTTTCAAAATAAAGGGTTTATCATGTTTGCAATCGCCGTGATATCCTTTCTACTCTTAGCAGTTAAATTTACCCCATTAGGTCGAAACATTAATGGTGCTTCTGGCTGGTTGCTAATTGGCTCATTTTCCATGCAACCGGCTGAATATTTGAAAATTATGGTGATTTGGTATCTTGCCTATATCTTAGGCCGAAGACAGAAGTACATTGATAAAGAGTTTAAGAAAGCAGTTTTTAGACCAATGCTTTTAGTTGGTTTTTTAATTTCTCTTGTGGCGATTCAACCCGATTTGGGGAATGCTGCCATTTTAACTTTATTGGTGATCATTATGTTATTGGCTAGCGGAGTAAACTATATGTACACTTATATCGTTGGCGGAGCTGGGATTTTAGGCAGTATTGCAGTGATTCAAGCATTGATCTTGAGCAAAGGAAGTTTTATTCCAGCTAGATATCAATACGTATATCAACGTTTCGCTATTTTCTTAAATCCGTTTAAAGATGAACGAAACTATGGCCATCAATTAGCTAATTCTTATTACGCAATCAATAATGGCGGTTGGTTTGGTAAAGGGTTAGGCAATAGTATTCAAAAGAAAGGCTTCTTGCCTGAAGCTCATTCGGATTTTATTTTTGCCATTACGATCGAAGAATTAGGGTTGTTCGTTTCATTGATTATTTTAGCAATTTTAATGTTTATGATTGCTCGTATCATTTTAGTCGGTGTTCGTTCAAAAAAACCGTTCAATTCATTAATGTGTATTGGGATCGGTTCAATGTTGTTATTGCAAGTATTTATTAACTTAGGTGGAATTACTGGAGTGATTCCTCTAACTGGGATCACATTCCCCTTTCTCAGTCATGGCGGGAACAGTGTTTTGATTATTTCAATTGCTGTTGCGTTTGTTCTGAATATCAGTGCCGACGAGAAAAAACAAAAAATGGACCAAGAATACCAATTACTTGGTAAGATATAA
- the pyk gene encoding pyruvate kinase yields the protein MKKTKIVCTIGPASESVDMLVNLINAGMNVCRLNFSHGDFEEHGNRIKNIREAVKITGKRVAILLDTKGPEIRTNEMENGAITLKTGETVRLSTTEVLGTPEKFSITYPELINDVNIGSHILLDDGLIDLEVTDIDRVANEIVTLVKNEGILKNKKGVNVPGVSVNLPGITEKDAADIRFGIEQGVDFIAASFVRRATDVLEITKILEEENATHIQIIPKIENQEGIDNIDEILKVSDGLMVARGDMGVEIPTEDVPVVQKDLIKKCNALGKPVITATQMLDSMQRNPRPTRAEANDVANAIYDGTDAVMLSGETAAGDYPLEAVQTMARIAVRTEEALINQDTFALKLYSKTDMAEAIGQSVGHTARNLGIQTIVAATESGHTARMISKYRPKSHIVAITFTEQKARSLSLSWGVYATVADKPASTDEMFNLATHISQEEGFASEGDLIIITAGVPVGEKGTTNLMKIQMIGSKLVQGQGIGEESIIAKAVVAATAEEAVANATEGSILVVKTTDKDYMPAIDKAIALVVEEGGLTSHAAVVAIAKDIPVIVGAADATNLIANDELITVDPRRGIVYRGATTAI from the coding sequence ATGAAAAAAACGAAAATCGTATGTACGATCGGACCAGCTAGTGAATCAGTAGATATGCTAGTAAATTTAATAAATGCAGGGATGAATGTTTGCCGTTTGAACTTCTCACATGGTGATTTTGAAGAACATGGCAACCGCATCAAAAATATTCGTGAAGCTGTAAAAATTACAGGTAAACGTGTAGCGATCTTACTTGATACAAAAGGCCCTGAAATCCGTACGAACGAAATGGAAAATGGCGCAATCACTCTAAAAACAGGTGAAACAGTTCGTCTTTCTACGACAGAAGTTTTAGGAACTCCTGAAAAATTCTCAATCACTTATCCAGAATTAATTAACGATGTAAACATCGGTTCTCACATTCTTTTAGATGACGGTTTAATCGATTTAGAAGTAACAGATATCGATCGTGTTGCAAATGAAATCGTTACGCTTGTTAAAAATGAAGGTATCTTGAAAAATAAAAAAGGTGTTAACGTTCCTGGCGTATCTGTAAACCTTCCTGGTATTACAGAAAAAGATGCGGCTGATATTCGTTTTGGTATCGAACAAGGCGTTGATTTTATCGCTGCTAGTTTCGTTCGTCGTGCAACTGACGTTTTAGAAATTACTAAAATTTTAGAAGAAGAAAATGCTACTCATATCCAAATCATTCCTAAAATCGAAAACCAAGAAGGTATCGATAACATCGATGAAATCTTGAAAGTTTCAGATGGTTTAATGGTTGCTCGTGGGGACATGGGTGTTGAGATTCCAACTGAAGATGTACCAGTTGTTCAAAAAGACTTGATCAAAAAATGTAACGCTTTAGGTAAACCAGTTATCACGGCTACTCAAATGCTGGATTCTATGCAACGCAACCCACGTCCAACACGTGCTGAAGCCAATGATGTGGCTAATGCGATCTATGATGGAACAGATGCTGTAATGCTTTCTGGTGAAACTGCTGCTGGGGATTACCCATTAGAAGCTGTACAAACAATGGCGCGTATCGCTGTTCGTACGGAAGAAGCATTGATCAATCAAGATACATTTGCATTAAAATTATACAGCAAAACCGATATGGCAGAAGCAATTGGTCAATCAGTTGGACATACTGCTCGTAATTTAGGAATCCAAACTATCGTTGCAGCAACTGAATCTGGTCATACAGCTCGTATGATTTCTAAATATCGTCCAAAATCTCATATCGTTGCGATTACATTTACAGAACAAAAAGCACGCAGCTTATCATTATCTTGGGGTGTTTATGCAACAGTTGCTGACAAACCAGCAAGCACTGACGAAATGTTCAATTTAGCAACACACATTTCTCAAGAAGAAGGATTTGCAAGCGAAGGTGATTTGATTATTATCACTGCTGGTGTTCCAGTTGGTGAAAAAGGAACAACAAACTTAATGAAGATCCAAATGATCGGATCAAAATTAGTTCAAGGCCAAGGAATCGGTGAAGAATCAATTATTGCTAAAGCTGTTGTAGCCGCTACAGCAGAAGAAGCTGTAGCAAACGCAACAGAAGGTTCTATCTTAGTCGTTAAAACAACTGACAAAGATTATATGCCTGCGATTGATAAAGCAATTGCTTTAGTCGTTGAAGAAGGTGGATTAACTTCTCATGCAGCAGTTGTTGCAATTGCGAAAGATATTCCAGTAATCGTTGGTGCAGCTGATGCTACAAACTTGATTGCAAATGACGAATTGATCACTGTTGATCCTCGTCGTGGTATTGTATACCGTGGTGCAACAACAGCAATCTAA